In Candidatus Obscuribacterales bacterium, a single window of DNA contains:
- a CDS encoding radical SAM protein has translation MIDSLAAIEHKIQTGERITKDDARLLWHKSSEKNLCRLATSVRNRFHKTHEATYIVMGIVNYTNICVAKCDYCAFARAPNASDSYVLSKEQIFDRIEHLIRRGAELVCFNGGFNPRLKIDFYCDLFASIRSRFGGNIEFYALTVAELIYIARTSNKSIEESLDLLKKSGVKWITGGGAEILNDNFRQRHSPFKYTVPEYFRAQRQILEAGLNSTATMVIGFDETLTERLEHLESLRRFQDDVKKDLQRGLSSFLCWTYKPQNTSLGGTEIESSEYLRHLAISRIYLDNIPHIRASVLTQSTEAVRGLSFGADDFDLPLEDEVTEKAGVKIECDYRQLLRQVESVGFVPLKRTASLCMQN, from the coding sequence ATGATCGATTCTCTTGCTGCCATTGAGCATAAGATACAAACAGGCGAGCGCATAACCAAAGACGATGCAAGACTTCTTTGGCACAAGTCATCCGAGAAAAACCTTTGCCGATTGGCAACGAGCGTACGTAATCGGTTTCACAAAACGCATGAAGCCACATACATAGTTATGGGCATAGTTAATTACACCAATATCTGCGTCGCGAAGTGCGACTATTGTGCCTTTGCTCGAGCGCCTAATGCCAGTGATTCTTACGTGCTTTCTAAGGAGCAGATCTTTGATAGGATCGAACACCTCATTAGACGAGGCGCTGAACTCGTCTGCTTTAACGGCGGTTTTAACCCCCGCCTGAAGATCGATTTTTATTGCGATCTGTTTGCTTCAATTCGCAGCCGTTTTGGTGGCAATATCGAGTTCTACGCCCTTACTGTTGCCGAGCTCATTTACATAGCGCGTACTTCAAATAAAAGTATCGAAGAGTCCCTTGATTTGTTGAAGAAGTCCGGAGTCAAATGGATCACAGGTGGCGGAGCAGAAATTTTAAATGACAATTTTCGGCAAAGGCATAGCCCATTTAAATACACTGTGCCCGAGTATTTTCGTGCACAAAGACAAATTCTTGAAGCCGGTCTAAATTCGACGGCGACTATGGTTATTGGTTTTGATGAAACATTGACGGAACGGCTCGAACACCTTGAATCCTTACGCAGATTTCAAGACGACGTAAAAAAAGACCTTCAAAGAGGGCTTTCCAGTTTTTTATGTTGGACATATAAACCGCAGAATACTTCTCTTGGCGGCACTGAAATTGAGAGCAGTGAGTACTTGCGCCACTTGGCGATTTCACGAATTTACCTGGACAACATACCCCATATTCGCGCCTCTGTTCTTACGCAGTCAACGGAAGCTGTCAGAGGTCTAAGTTTTGGAGCAGATGACTTTGACCTGCCTCTGGAAGACGAGGTCACGGAAAAGGCAGGAGTAAAAATTGAATGTGACTACAGACAACTTTTAAGGCAGGTTGAATCGGTAGGCTTTGTGCCGCTAAAAAGAACAGCCAGCCTCTGTATGCAAAATTAG
- the ric gene encoding iron-sulfur cluster repair di-iron protein, protein MHSKLEPSTTVGQLVAEKPSRSKIFEKIGIDYCCGGKKSLSEACLEKGMDVNVVITELTANDNVAHDETNWSDASLADLIDHIVSAYHNTLREELKRLESLLKKVAGVHGEAHPELKDLSTCFLRFKNDLEMHMQKEEMILFPLCKKIESSKTIHAFHCGGIANPIQVMRFEHDTAGADLELMSKLTNSFTPPADACNSFRALLDGLAEITSEMHEHVHLENNILFPRAIALETSCSTSDDT, encoded by the coding sequence ATGCACAGTAAATTAGAACCTAGTACAACTGTCGGGCAGCTAGTTGCGGAGAAGCCGAGTCGTTCAAAAATCTTTGAGAAGATTGGTATCGACTATTGCTGCGGCGGTAAAAAATCTCTATCAGAGGCATGTCTAGAAAAGGGCATGGACGTCAATGTTGTAATAACTGAATTGACTGCCAATGATAATGTGGCTCACGACGAAACCAATTGGTCTGATGCCAGCCTGGCGGACTTAATAGATCACATTGTCTCTGCTTATCACAATACATTGCGAGAGGAGCTTAAACGGCTGGAATCTTTGCTGAAAAAAGTGGCAGGCGTGCACGGCGAGGCGCACCCGGAACTCAAGGATTTATCCACCTGTTTCTTACGCTTTAAAAACGACTTGGAAATGCACATGCAAAAAGAAGAGATGATTTTGTTTCCATTGTGCAAAAAAATAGAGTCATCGAAAACAATTCATGCTTTTCACTGCGGCGGCATCGCCAACCCAATACAGGTAATGCGCTTTGAGCATGACACAGCCGGCGCCGATCTTGAGCTAATGTCCAAGCTAACCAATAGTTTCACCCCACCTGCTGATGCGTGCAACAGTTTCAGGGCGTTATTGGACGGTTTGGCGGAAATCACCTCTGAAATGCATGAGCATGTTCACCTGGAGAATAATATTTTGTTTCCTCGAGCAATCGCCCTAGAAACCAGCTGCTCGACAAGCGACGATACATAA
- a CDS encoding tetratricopeptide repeat protein: MIESRESKLCELYMRTADKALQEGDVKRAETILSDAVDEMESFLSEPAILIAGLKQRLADVYREQGRYVESNNSYNEALSIVELERDKLESNPAAQTAKYDYFSAGILEGHATCLCEEGRFEESTRLRERAIELLEKHGSFPSVQVTRRKLAATYLVCQEYENAKRNYGQLLRIAEEKYGCNHPDVAELLTFLALTNYFQGNYNEAEELYLKAFKSQQSEGNPQAVWTANELGLSLCAQGKHSLAKSYCHQALETREQFTNKVSMTEREKLANELSELADVYCAKDGFEEATPLCRQALACRLQIAGLGSLELNDKLQLYAYLLRKSGRDSEAIRIETLAEKQSGGLNAQ; encoded by the coding sequence ATGATTGAATCTAGGGAATCCAAATTGTGCGAACTTTACATGAGGACAGCCGATAAAGCGCTTCAGGAAGGTGACGTTAAACGTGCCGAAACTATCCTGTCTGATGCAGTGGATGAGATGGAGTCCTTCTTGAGCGAACCGGCGATTTTAATTGCCGGACTAAAGCAACGTCTTGCCGACGTATATAGAGAACAGGGTCGCTACGTGGAATCTAATAATTCATATAATGAAGCCCTCTCTATAGTCGAACTAGAAAGAGACAAACTGGAAAGCAATCCTGCGGCGCAAACGGCAAAATACGATTATTTTTCAGCAGGCATTTTGGAAGGCCATGCTACTTGTCTGTGTGAAGAGGGACGTTTCGAGGAATCGACGCGATTAAGAGAAAGAGCAATCGAACTTTTAGAAAAACATGGTAGCTTTCCCTCCGTGCAGGTAACAAGACGCAAGTTGGCAGCAACATATCTTGTTTGCCAGGAATATGAAAATGCAAAACGCAATTATGGACAATTGCTCAGGATAGCGGAAGAAAAATATGGATGTAATCATCCAGACGTGGCCGAGTTGCTAACATTCTTGGCACTTACTAATTATTTTCAAGGAAATTATAACGAGGCGGAGGAGCTCTATTTAAAGGCGTTCAAGAGTCAGCAATCTGAAGGAAATCCACAAGCCGTCTGGACCGCCAATGAGCTTGGGCTTTCATTATGCGCACAGGGAAAACACAGTCTAGCGAAGTCCTATTGCCATCAGGCTCTGGAAACCAGAGAGCAGTTTACCAATAAAGTCTCGATGACGGAAAGAGAAAAGCTCGCCAACGAGTTGTCCGAACTCGCGGATGTCTATTGCGCCAAAGACGGCTTTGAAGAGGCAACGCCGCTTTGCAGACAGGCGCTTGCGTGCAGACTGCAAATTGCCGGGCTTGGCTCCTTGGAGCTGAATGACAAATTGCAGTTGTATGCATATTTGCTTAGAAAATCAGGCAGGGATTCTGAAGCAATACGGATAGAAACACTTGCTGAAAAACAATCAGGAGGACTAAATGCACAGTAA
- a CDS encoding cbb3-type cytochrome c oxidase subunit I, with protein sequence MNGKNWWQPLFVVMIVGLATVMYMGICTYQDAPPIPDFVDSESKTAISREDILAGQVVFQKYALMDYGSMFGDGGSRGPDFTAEALHNIAASMNKYYKEGSAADGTIDEDVAQAKTISDLKTNNYTNGEVLMSAAEIYAFENLVDYYQKMFTGGGQRSFSSDHYINNQTELRQLSSFFFWGAWVCAAERPSKSYSYTHNWPYDPAAGNLPSAPVLLWSVLGSLGLMVGIGFVLYLRGRLDTALTPGSGNEKLTALHSEAIREFVPSPTQLASYKFFAAAAILFLLQVLAGALTIHDFIKLTHIFGVNMADILPVTITRSWHIQLSLFWISACWIGASIFVLPMAGSEEPKGQLQLMNLLFGLFVLLVLGSSAGIFLGPMGYLNQWWHLLGHQGWEFVELGKLWQVLLFVIFLLWAVILYRGVKPIFERKQFLALPSWIFYSVLSVLILFCSGFVATPRTNFVIADFWRWCVIHMWVEAFFEVFTTSIVAYFMYFMGLVSRKSASRVVYLATLLFLGSGIIGISHNFYWNAKPIITLALGSVFSTLQVIPLLMLTLDAWRFRKLPAEALKESKVTYPFGQADAFLFLLAVNFWNFLGAGVFGFIINLPIVNYYEHGTYLTVNHGHAALMGVYGNLALASLFFCCRYLVKVEFWNSTLISCAFWSLNIGLLLMVVMDLFPVGILQLSAVLDHGLWYGRSQIFIDGTGFQTFTWLRAVGGYLFLLGGVIPICWFMMTRFSALKVKARGNSKSQSFFGMTGDLRDLSK encoded by the coding sequence GTGAACGGCAAGAACTGGTGGCAGCCGCTATTTGTGGTAATGATTGTGGGATTGGCCACAGTTATGTACATGGGCATTTGCACTTATCAGGATGCTCCACCAATACCGGATTTTGTCGATTCCGAAAGTAAAACGGCAATTAGTCGCGAAGATATTCTAGCCGGACAAGTTGTTTTTCAAAAATACGCTCTCATGGACTATGGCAGTATGTTCGGCGACGGCGGTTCGCGCGGACCAGATTTCACGGCAGAAGCGCTGCATAACATTGCTGCCTCCATGAACAAATACTACAAAGAAGGAAGTGCCGCTGACGGGACCATAGATGAGGATGTGGCCCAAGCCAAAACAATATCCGATCTCAAAACTAATAATTACACCAACGGCGAAGTTTTGATGTCGGCAGCCGAGATATATGCATTTGAGAATTTAGTTGACTATTACCAGAAAATGTTTACCGGCGGGGGACAACGATCGTTTAGTTCAGATCATTATATAAACAACCAAACTGAACTCAGACAATTAAGCAGTTTCTTCTTTTGGGGAGCTTGGGTTTGTGCAGCAGAACGTCCTTCCAAGTCTTACAGTTACACACACAATTGGCCCTATGATCCTGCTGCCGGCAATCTGCCCAGTGCTCCTGTTCTTCTGTGGAGCGTGCTTGGCTCGCTTGGACTAATGGTAGGCATTGGTTTTGTCCTTTATTTACGGGGACGCCTTGATACTGCCTTAACTCCCGGCTCAGGCAATGAGAAGTTGACTGCCTTACACAGTGAAGCCATTCGTGAGTTCGTCCCTTCACCAACTCAACTTGCCAGCTACAAATTCTTTGCTGCTGCAGCTATTTTGTTCCTGCTGCAAGTTTTAGCAGGAGCGCTCACAATTCACGACTTCATCAAGCTTACGCATATTTTCGGCGTGAACATGGCAGATATATTGCCGGTTACAATTACTCGCTCCTGGCATATTCAGCTGTCCTTGTTTTGGATTTCAGCTTGCTGGATAGGCGCCTCTATTTTCGTATTGCCGATGGCCGGCAGCGAAGAACCAAAGGGTCAGCTCCAGCTCATGAATTTATTGTTTGGTTTATTCGTGCTTTTGGTGTTAGGCAGCTCGGCAGGGATTTTCCTTGGTCCTATGGGCTATCTAAATCAATGGTGGCATTTGCTGGGACATCAGGGGTGGGAATTTGTCGAGCTGGGAAAGCTCTGGCAAGTCTTGTTATTTGTCATATTTTTGTTGTGGGCTGTAATTCTTTACAGAGGCGTCAAACCCATTTTCGAACGCAAGCAATTCTTAGCATTACCTAGCTGGATCTTTTATTCGGTTTTGTCCGTGCTTATTCTTTTCTGTTCAGGATTTGTTGCTACTCCGCGCACGAATTTTGTTATCGCCGACTTTTGGCGGTGGTGTGTCATTCATATGTGGGTGGAGGCATTTTTCGAAGTGTTCACCACATCAATAGTTGCCTATTTTATGTACTTTATGGGGCTAGTCAGTCGTAAATCAGCATCTCGAGTTGTCTATCTCGCTACCCTATTATTTCTCGGCTCGGGCATAATTGGTATCTCGCATAATTTTTACTGGAATGCCAAACCGATCATAACACTGGCCTTGGGCAGCGTATTTTCCACTCTGCAAGTAATACCTTTGCTAATGCTTACTCTGGATGCGTGGCGTTTTCGCAAATTGCCGGCAGAGGCGCTAAAGGAAAGCAAAGTTACTTATCCATTTGGACAAGCCGATGCGTTCTTATTTCTGTTGGCTGTAAATTTCTGGAATTTCTTGGGGGCAGGCGTCTTTGGCTTTATCATCAACCTGCCCATTGTTAATTACTATGAGCATGGTACATATTTGACGGTCAATCACGGTCATGCGGCCTTGATGGGTGTTTACGGCAACTTAGCTCTAGCATCACTGTTTTTCTGCTGTCGATACCTGGTTAAGGTGGAATTTTGGAATTCCACGCTTATCAGCTGCGCCTTTTGGTCACTAAATATTGGACTTTTACTTATGGTCGTCATGGATCTTTTCCCTGTTGGCATCTTACAGCTTTCAGCCGTTCTTGACCATGGGCTTTGGTATGGACGATCTCAAATATTTATAGATGGTACCGGCTTCCAGACATTCACCTGGCTGAGAGCCGTTGGCGGCTATTTGTTCTTGCTAGGAGGAGTCATTCCCATTTGTTGGTTCATGATGACACGATTCTCGGCTTTGAAAGTAAAGGCAAGGGGAAATTCAAAATCTCAATCATTCTTTGGGATGACCGGAGATCTCCGGGACTTGAGTAAATAG
- a CDS encoding sulfite exporter TauE/SafE family protein, translated as MAIVSVFKSCDLSILSVFLTSGLYSSVGHGGASAYLAVLSILGANPVEAVSTALILNVLVAGLACISYARAGYLDIGFTSAFIVTSVPAAFIAGLLKVDTGIYEFVLGVVLIIAAVRLFMPTSINSPVQSRPLIAMLVAGAVIGFLSGLVGIGGGVLLSPLILLRRWADTKTASATAALFIVANSIAALAGRALHNGVVLTQFGPLLFAALFGGFAGSQLGARFIPTRQLQVLLAFVLLIAAVKELL; from the coding sequence ATGGCCATAGTCTCTGTATTTAAGTCTTGTGATCTATCAATATTGTCCGTGTTTTTGACATCGGGACTTTATTCATCCGTCGGACACGGTGGCGCCTCAGCATATCTAGCTGTTTTATCAATTCTAGGCGCCAATCCAGTAGAAGCAGTCAGCACGGCTCTTATCCTAAATGTGCTTGTGGCTGGTCTTGCTTGCATTTCTTATGCTCGCGCTGGTTATTTAGATATTGGCTTCACATCAGCATTTATTGTTACTTCCGTGCCGGCGGCCTTCATTGCCGGTTTGCTAAAAGTAGATACCGGCATTTATGAGTTCGTGCTTGGGGTGGTTCTAATAATTGCTGCAGTCCGTCTATTCATGCCGACATCTATAAATTCGCCGGTCCAGTCTCGCCCTTTAATTGCCATGTTGGTAGCAGGCGCAGTAATCGGCTTTTTATCAGGCTTGGTGGGAATTGGCGGGGGAGTCCTTTTAAGTCCTCTAATTCTTCTGAGACGGTGGGCAGATACAAAGACTGCCTCGGCTACTGCAGCTCTATTTATTGTCGCCAATTCAATAGCGGCCCTTGCCGGTCGAGCCCTTCATAATGGTGTCGTTCTGACTCAATTTGGGCCCCTGCTTTTTGCCGCCTTATTTGGCGGCTTTGCCGGCTCGCAATTAGGAGCAAGGTTTATTCCCACAAGACAGCTGCAGGTGCTTTTGGCTTTTGTGCTACTTATTGCTGCCGTCAAAGAACTACTTTAG
- the moaA gene encoding GTP 3',8-cyclase MoaA yields MNQLIDNYGREHTYLRISVTDRCNLRCSYCMPPEGLKWKTKDNILTFEEIIRIARVFVDLGISKIRLTGGEPLVRKDLPFLVHQLSRLEGLSTIAMTTNGVLLSGQAQVLKDAGLTSLNISLDTLDRIRFAELTKRDDYEAVMKGINAALEIGFSSLKMNMVVIKGVNDDEVVDMVNWAKDKPINVRFIEYMPFKDNHWRPQGVFSYCEMRDAIEKQFKLIPLELTPGAVAKDFAIEGHIGKVSFITSMTESFCSSCNRLRLTADGSVKSCLFYLPEVNLKDVLRKGISDSELALLIQSAVLMKPEAHPPMEELANTANRTMIEIGG; encoded by the coding sequence ATGAATCAACTGATTGATAATTATGGTAGAGAGCATACTTATTTGCGAATATCGGTTACGGATAGATGCAATTTGCGCTGTTCTTATTGCATGCCACCGGAAGGTCTTAAGTGGAAAACCAAAGATAATATTCTGACTTTCGAAGAAATTATTCGCATCGCAAGAGTCTTTGTAGATCTGGGAATATCGAAAATTCGTTTAACCGGTGGCGAACCGCTCGTTCGTAAAGACTTGCCTTTTCTTGTGCATCAACTGTCCAGGCTTGAAGGTCTTTCGACAATTGCCATGACAACAAATGGGGTTTTGTTATCTGGGCAAGCTCAAGTACTGAAAGACGCCGGCTTGACCTCTTTAAATATTAGCCTCGACACACTGGACAGAATCCGTTTTGCGGAATTAACTAAGCGAGACGATTATGAAGCTGTGATGAAGGGAATTAACGCTGCTCTAGAAATTGGATTCTCTTCCTTGAAAATGAACATGGTAGTGATCAAGGGAGTCAATGACGATGAAGTAGTCGACATGGTCAATTGGGCAAAAGATAAACCAATCAATGTGCGCTTCATCGAATATATGCCGTTTAAGGACAATCACTGGCGACCACAAGGTGTTTTCTCGTATTGCGAAATGCGCGATGCAATTGAAAAACAGTTTAAGCTCATACCGCTTGAACTGACGCCGGGCGCCGTTGCCAAAGACTTTGCTATTGAAGGACATATTGGCAAAGTTAGTTTTATTACGTCAATGACGGAAAGCTTTTGTAGCTCATGCAACAGGTTGCGATTGACTGCAGACGGCTCCGTCAAATCTTGTCTTTTCTATTTGCCTGAAGTCAATTTGAAAGATGTATTGCGCAAGGGGATTTCAGATTCAGAGTTGGCTCTTCTGATTCAGTCCGCAGTCTTGATGAAACCAGAGGCGCATCCCCCGATGGAAGAATTAGCAAACACTGCCAACCGAACAATGATCGAAATCGGTGGTTAG
- a CDS encoding class I SAM-dependent methyltransferase, giving the protein MHKLLLSLTLFLCLCFLQPAQAKQAQKPLTAQEYASELKQFWDKAYSKKGYFIGTEPDDFFVDELSKLRRGKLLLPGEGEGRNAVYAASHGWYVDAFDFSVKGREKAIALAKSNGVTFNYWIADFAEPRTPKNFYDVIAIIDLPTLPSIRHKGFAVVRESLKPGGLIIYEGYVPRPGEIFWASRDELKNEFAGYKFTTLSTHNAIRFHEGKNHIDLVVQMVAQK; this is encoded by the coding sequence ATGCATAAACTGCTGCTGTCGCTAACTCTATTTCTCTGCTTGTGCTTTTTGCAGCCCGCTCAAGCCAAGCAGGCTCAAAAACCGCTGACCGCTCAGGAATATGCAAGCGAGCTCAAGCAATTCTGGGATAAAGCCTATAGCAAGAAAGGATATTTCATCGGCACAGAACCAGACGATTTCTTCGTCGACGAATTGAGCAAGTTAAGACGAGGCAAGTTACTTCTGCCCGGAGAAGGTGAAGGACGCAATGCGGTGTACGCTGCAAGCCACGGCTGGTATGTAGATGCATTTGATTTCAGTGTCAAGGGTAGAGAAAAAGCAATAGCCCTAGCAAAATCCAATGGAGTCACTTTCAATTACTGGATAGCGGATTTTGCAGAACCACGTACACCGAAAAACTTTTACGACGTAATTGCCATCATTGACTTGCCGACGCTGCCGAGTATCCGCCATAAAGGATTTGCGGTTGTTCGTGAAAGTCTTAAGCCGGGCGGGCTAATAATTTACGAGGGTTATGTTCCAAGGCCAGGCGAAATATTTTGGGCATCGCGTGATGAACTAAAAAATGAATTTGCCGGATACAAATTCACAACACTATCAACACACAATGCCATCCGCTTCCACGAAGGTAAAAATCATATTGATCTCGTAGTGCAGATGGTAGCGCAGAAATAG
- a CDS encoding DUF488 domain-containing protein, producing the protein MIRTKRVYDEPEPTDGLRILVDRLWPRGISKEKLVVDDWIKEVSPSTELRQWFAHKPERWRQFLIKYFQELDHNQVYWQPLLKKAQRHHMTLIYAAKDVRHNNAEALKQYLEAKLPGRASNA; encoded by the coding sequence ATGATCCGAACAAAGAGAGTTTATGATGAGCCGGAGCCGACCGATGGACTGCGCATTCTAGTTGATCGGCTCTGGCCTCGCGGAATCAGCAAGGAGAAACTTGTCGTCGATGACTGGATTAAAGAAGTTAGTCCAAGTACAGAACTTCGGCAGTGGTTTGCACATAAGCCCGAAAGATGGCGCCAGTTTCTCATTAAATACTTTCAGGAGCTGGACCATAACCAGGTATACTGGCAGCCGCTTCTGAAGAAGGCACAGCGTCACCACATGACTCTTATCTACGCAGCCAAAGATGTCAGACACAACAATGCCGAAGCTCTAAAGCAATATTTAGAAGCCAAACTGCCTGGAAGGGCATCTAATGCATAA
- a CDS encoding Rrf2 family transcriptional regulator codes for MISQTAEYALRAIVFLSMNGDAAYTTQQISAATKVPAAYLSKVLKSLVRADLIQSQRGIGGGFVLSKPPEAVTILQVVSAVDPIQRINTCPLGLKAHGTNLCALHKQLDDATAVIEKAFRDTTIADVLARPTKSIPLCDSTCKPSKAPAVRK; via the coding sequence ATGATTTCTCAAACAGCAGAGTATGCTTTGCGCGCAATCGTATTCCTGTCAATGAACGGCGATGCCGCTTATACCACACAACAAATATCGGCTGCCACGAAAGTACCTGCTGCTTATTTGTCTAAGGTGTTGAAATCGCTGGTCAGGGCAGACCTAATACAATCTCAAAGGGGCATTGGTGGGGGCTTCGTGTTATCAAAGCCACCGGAAGCGGTAACAATCTTGCAAGTAGTAAGCGCCGTCGATCCAATCCAGCGCATCAACACCTGCCCCTTGGGACTCAAAGCACATGGCACCAATCTTTGTGCTTTGCACAAGCAACTCGACGATGCAACAGCGGTCATCGAAAAGGCGTTCCGTGATACCACAATTGCCGACGTGCTGGCGCGTCCGACAAAATCTATTCCGCTGTGCGACTCTACATGCAAGCCTTCCAAGGCTCCTGCCGTCCGCAAGTAA
- the ric gene encoding iron-sulfur cluster repair di-iron protein, whose product MTNGKTICTVCNYIFDEKLGEPRQAISPAVKFEDLPDNWQCPECNSSKDMFQPCSCVSFHIYEQTCVRPAENASQRESAQMSALPVGLLVSQDPKRACVLEQYGIDYCCGGKVTLAEACRQRNLSLQEVLTKLVAAGQKDPAGAEPDWTQSSLKELVHHIVSSYHQPLRQELPRLKALAEKVAKVHGDNHPKMLKVLDVLKTFKDKLELHMQKEELILFPGISALEDGGNPTSFGCGGGIEHPIEVMIQEHDDAGEAMFAMRTLTNNYTPPEDACDTFKVLLHSLAKLELDMHQHVHKENNILFPRAIDYLKSAAATK is encoded by the coding sequence ATGACAAACGGTAAAACAATCTGTACAGTGTGCAACTATATATTTGATGAGAAACTGGGAGAACCTCGCCAGGCTATTTCCCCGGCTGTTAAATTCGAGGATCTGCCTGATAACTGGCAGTGCCCTGAGTGCAATTCTTCTAAGGATATGTTCCAACCCTGCTCATGCGTGAGTTTTCATATCTACGAGCAGACTTGCGTCCGCCCGGCGGAAAATGCATCCCAGAGGGAAAGCGCACAAATGTCCGCGCTTCCTGTTGGTCTTTTAGTCAGTCAAGATCCCAAGCGCGCTTGTGTATTAGAACAATACGGCATCGACTATTGCTGCGGCGGCAAAGTGACGCTTGCTGAAGCTTGCAGGCAAAGAAATCTCAGCCTTCAAGAAGTGCTTACAAAACTTGTTGCCGCCGGACAAAAAGACCCAGCTGGCGCTGAACCCGACTGGACACAATCCAGCCTCAAGGAACTTGTCCATCATATAGTCTCTTCATATCATCAACCATTGCGGCAGGAACTGCCCCGACTAAAGGCGCTCGCCGAAAAGGTCGCCAAAGTCCATGGTGACAATCATCCTAAAATGCTGAAGGTACTGGATGTGCTTAAGACATTCAAAGACAAGCTTGAGTTGCATATGCAAAAAGAGGAGTTGATTCTCTTCCCAGGCATTTCCGCTCTGGAGGATGGAGGCAACCCAACATCATTTGGCTGTGGTGGCGGCATCGAACATCCCATAGAAGTGATGATACAGGAGCACGATGATGCCGGCGAAGCCATGTTCGCCATGCGGACGCTCACGAATAACTACACGCCGCCGGAGGATGCATGTGATACTTTCAAGGTTCTGTTGCATTCACTAGCCAAGCTTGAACTGGACATGCATCAGCATGTTCATAAGGAGAACAACATATTGTTCCCCCGGGCAATAGATTATCTCAAGTCAGCTGCAGCGACCAAATAA
- a CDS encoding 1-deoxy-D-xylulose-5-phosphate reductoisomerase, whose amino-acid sequence MKRIAILGSTGSIGRQTLDIARAQAAELKVVALAAGSKNLPELCQQVIEFKPELICVPTAEAAKEVAGKLTCMKELPEIVYGDEGLIAVATHPSVETLVTAVVGFLGLKPTAAAVRAGKTIALANKETLVAAGSVIMPMAKQYGANIVPVDSEHSAIFQSLSGYKSKDIKKIWLTGSGGPFRTWDKAKIAAARVEDALRHPNWAMGAKITIDSSTLMNKGLEVIEARWLFDIEPERIKIIIHPQSILHSAVEFVDNSVVGQMGLPDMRLPIHFALFYPERVSSTEVPPLDLIKLGSLTFEEPDYDRFPCLRLAKEVASKEDTSACVLNAANEIAVDAFLKGRIKFMEIPELIERVLNKTNFVSKPNLEQIIEADEQSRKTTSELMMALATK is encoded by the coding sequence GTGAAGCGCATTGCCATCCTAGGCTCTACAGGCTCTATCGGACGCCAGACGCTCGACATTGCGCGGGCTCAGGCTGCCGAATTGAAGGTCGTTGCTTTGGCTGCCGGCTCAAAAAATTTGCCGGAGCTCTGCCAGCAGGTCATCGAATTTAAGCCCGAACTCATTTGTGTTCCGACGGCTGAGGCAGCCAAGGAAGTCGCCGGAAAGCTCACTTGCATGAAGGAGCTTCCCGAAATTGTCTACGGAGACGAGGGGCTAATAGCTGTTGCTACCCATCCAAGCGTCGAGACATTGGTGACGGCAGTTGTAGGATTTTTAGGATTGAAACCGACAGCAGCCGCAGTGCGTGCCGGTAAAACAATTGCTTTGGCTAACAAAGAGACTTTGGTGGCAGCAGGCAGTGTCATCATGCCGATGGCCAAACAATATGGTGCCAACATTGTTCCTGTCGATAGCGAACATTCGGCTATTTTCCAATCTTTGTCAGGCTATAAGTCCAAAGACATCAAAAAGATTTGGCTCACTGGTTCTGGTGGTCCATTTAGAACATGGGACAAAGCAAAGATTGCAGCGGCTCGTGTTGAAGATGCGCTGCGTCATCCGAATTGGGCGATGGGCGCCAAAATAACGATTGATTCGTCGACTTTGATGAATAAGGGCTTGGAAGTAATTGAAGCGCGTTGGTTGTTTGATATCGAGCCGGAGCGCATCAAAATAATTATTCATCCACAATCAATTTTGCATTCGGCAGTGGAATTTGTTGATAATTCAGTCGTTGGACAAATGGGATTGCCTGACATGCGTTTGCCGATTCACTTCGCGCTTTTCTATCCGGAGCGTGTGTCATCTACTGAAGTGCCGCCGCTGGATTTGATTAAGTTGGGTAGTCTTACTTTCGAGGAGCCGGATTACGATCGCTTCCCGTGTTTGCGATTGGCTAAAGAAGTTGCATCGAAAGAAGATACTTCAGCCTGTGTCTTGAATGCTGCCAACGAAATTGCCGTTGATGCATTTTTGAAGGGACGCATCAAGTTCATGGAAATTCCAGAACTTATCGAGAGAGTTTTGAACAAAACGAATTTCGTCTCCAAGCCAAACTTGGAACAAATCATTGAAGCGGACGAACAAAGCCGCAAAACAACTAGTGAATTGATGATGGCATTGGCCACAAAATAA